The Ramlibacter algicola genome segment ACGATGTTCTTCCTGCCTGCCATGGCTCGGCTCCTTGTCTCGTGGGAAATGCGGATGCTAGACCGCTTCCCCCGCATGTGGCACCGGGTTTGGCCCACCCGCTATAACCGCGGCTCATCCCCACACACACGGACGGAGACGGCATGCGGATCGGCATCATGGGCTCGGGCGGCCTCGGCGGTTACTTCGGCGCGCGGCTGGCGCTGGGCGGCGCGGACGTGCATTTCATCGCGCGCGGCAAGCACCTGCAGGCGATGCGCGACCAAGGCCTGCGCATCGACGGCCCGGAGCCGATGCACGTGCAGAAACTGCATGCGACCGACAACCCGGCCGACGTCGGCCCGGTCGACGTCGTGATGCTGGGCGTCAAGCTCTGGGACACCGAGCAGGCCATCGCGCAGATGCGGCCGATGGTCGGGCCGCAGACGGCGATCATCTCGTTCCAGAACGGCGTGCTCAAGGACGACTACCTGCGTGCTGCTTTCCCCGCACAGCAGATCATGGGCGGCGTCGGCTACGTCGCGACGACGATCGAGGCGCCCGGCGTGATCAAGCAGACGGGCCCGATGCAGCGCCTGCTGTTCGGCGAATTCGACCGCTCTCTGTCCGAGCGGGGGAAGGCGTTGCTGGCCGCGTGCAAGGCCGGCGGCATCAATGCCGAGCTGTCGGACAACATCCTGCGCGAGATCTGGCTGAAGTACGTGTTCCTGGTCGGCCTGTCGGGGACCACCACGTCGATGCGCCACACCATCGGCCCGATCCGCTCCAACCCGCAGACCCGCGCCTTCCTGTCCGACGTGATGGCCGAAGTGATCGCGGTCGGCCGCGCGCAGGGCGTCGACCTGCCCGCCGACACGCTGCAGGCGGCATTGCAGCGCGCCGACACGGTGTCGCCCGAGATGACCTCGTCGATGCACCACGACCTGCAGCGCGGCAACAAGCTGGAGGTGCGCTGGCTGTCCGGCGGCGTGGTGCAACTGGGCCAGGCCAAGGGCGTGCCCACGCCGTGCAACCGCGCCATCGCCGACATCCTGGCGCTGCATGCGGAAGGCGGCTCGCGTGGCTGACGCGGTGCGCCACCCGGCGCTGCGGCTGCGGGGTGTCAGCTGCACCGCGGTCGAAGTGCCGCTGCGCTTCGTGCTGGGCACCAGTGCCGCCACGGTGCGCGCCGCGCCGCTGCTGCTGGTCGACGTGCACACCGACGAAGGCGTCACGGGGCACGCGTACATCTTTTGCTACCGCCGCAGCGCCGCGCGCCCGATCGCCGACCTGATCGAAGACGCGGCGTCGATCGTGCACGGCCAGCGCATCGCGCCGGTGGAGTTCGCCGCGACCTTGCAGCGCCGATTCGCCCTCCTCGGCGTCACCGGCATGGCGCGCATGGCGCTGTCGGCGTTCGACATGGCGCTGTGGGACGCGATGGCGATCGCCGCCGGCCTGCCGCTGGCCACGATGCTCGGCGCGCAGCCACGGCCCATCCCTGTCTACAACTCCTGCGGGCTCGGTCTCATGGCGCCCGAAGCCGCAGCGGACGAGGCAGAGCAATTGCTCGAAGGCGGTTTTCGCGCGGTCAAGCTGAGACTTGGATACGCGACGCTCGCGGAGGACCTCGCCGTCACGCGCGCGGTGCGCATGCGCCTGCCCGACGACGTGCAGCTGCTGGTCGACTACAACCAGGCGCTGTCGCGCCGCGAAGCGCTGCTGCGCGGCCGCGCCCTGCAGGAC includes the following:
- a CDS encoding ketopantoate reductase family protein; translation: MRIGIMGSGGLGGYFGARLALGGADVHFIARGKHLQAMRDQGLRIDGPEPMHVQKLHATDNPADVGPVDVVMLGVKLWDTEQAIAQMRPMVGPQTAIISFQNGVLKDDYLRAAFPAQQIMGGVGYVATTIEAPGVIKQTGPMQRLLFGEFDRSLSERGKALLAACKAGGINAELSDNILREIWLKYVFLVGLSGTTTSMRHTIGPIRSNPQTRAFLSDVMAEVIAVGRAQGVDLPADTLQAALQRADTVSPEMTSSMHHDLQRGNKLEVRWLSGGVVQLGQAKGVPTPCNRAIADILALHAEGGSRG
- a CDS encoding enolase C-terminal domain-like protein, whose amino-acid sequence is MADAVRHPALRLRGVSCTAVEVPLRFVLGTSAATVRAAPLLLVDVHTDEGVTGHAYIFCYRRSAARPIADLIEDAASIVHGQRIAPVEFAATLQRRFALLGVTGMARMALSAFDMALWDAMAIAAGLPLATMLGAQPRPIPVYNSCGLGLMAPEAAADEAEQLLEGGFRAVKLRLGYATLAEDLAVTRAVRMRLPDDVQLLVDYNQALSRREALLRGRALQDEGVAWLEEPIRHDDLAGNAQIAHDLSLPLQLGENFDGPKDLVRALDAKACDLVMPDVARIGGVTGWMQAAGIAEAHGIPMSSHLMPEPSAHLLAATPTRHFLEYVDWTDPILQEPVRVVDGHWQIPDQPGTGLDWDAEKVARCKIA